The window GCACGCTGGTGGTGGCCACGATGTCGGCGCTGGCCGTGTACGACCACGTCCTGTTCTGGCCCGCCGCCGTGCAGAACATCCTGCTCGACCTGGTCGCGCCCCTCGGCCTGGCCCTCGGCGACCCGCTGCGGCTCGCGGTGGAGGCGCTGCCGGAGGACAGGGCGGAGCGGGTCCGGCGGGCGATGACCGGCCGGGTGGTGCGCCTGCTCACCTTTCCCCTGGTCAGCACGGCCCTCGTGCTCGCCACCGAGCTCGTCGTCTACTTCACGCCGTACTTCGCCACCGCGCTGCGCGTCGGCTGGCTGCACGAGCTGATGTACCTCCATCTGCTCGTCGCGGGCTGCCTGTTCGTCGTCCCGATGCTCACCCACGAGCAGGCGCTGCCGTCCTGGTGCACGCATCCCGTGCGGGCCGCGCTGGTGTTCCTGGACGGCATCGTCGACGCGGTGCCGGGAGTCGTGGTGATGACCCACGGAACACTGATCGCGGGTGCCTGGTACCAGCAGCACGCGCCCGCCTGGGCCACCGACGTCCACCACGACCAGCAGATCGGCGGCGGCGCGATGCTCAGCATCGCCGAACTGGTCGCGCTCCCCTTCATCCTGGCGATCCTGGCGCAGTGGGCGCGCGCCGAACGCGTCCAGAACGCCGCCCTCGACCGCCGCCTCGACCAGGAACTCGTCCGCGTCGCCGTCCCGCCCCGCTCACCCGGCGAACAGGCCCCGGCATCCGCTCCCGTACGCGTCCGTCCCTGGTGGGAAACCGAGCAGAACGAGGTGGCGAGCAGAATCCGCCGCAACCACGGCACCGACTGAACTCCGGCCCCGTCCAGGAGGGTTGGGGCGCCGGTGGCCGGAACCGTCCGGGCGCCGCCCGGCCCGTGGAGGCCGAATGGCGGGGGTCCGTCCCCAGGGAGACGATGAGAGCGAGGGGCTCGGTCCCCGCCGGTGGCGTGTGCGTGTGCGGGGGGACGGAGGCCGGCCCCGGTCGCAGGCATCACGGCCGGAAGGGAGATCACCGTCATGCTGGAAGTGAAGACGGTCGAGAAGCCGGACGAGCGGCGCGACTTCCCACGGGGGCACCTCGAAGCCGTCCACCTCACGGGACTCGACTTCGCCGTGGCCACGTTCGAACCGGGCTGGCGCTGGTCCGAGTCGGTCGGGCCGATCACCGGGACGCGAAGCTGCCTGGTCCACCACGACTGCTATGTCGTCCAGGGCCG of the Streptomyces sp. NBC_01788 genome contains:
- a CDS encoding cytochrome c oxidase assembly protein; the protein is MRMIPDAVTELSAGQLAEPTLGELLSSWQADVPALVVVAVLGGLYGWGVLRLRRQGRSWSPARTAAFALLGLGTLVVATMSALAVYDHVLFWPAAVQNILLDLVAPLGLALGDPLRLAVEALPEDRAERVRRAMTGRVVRLLTFPLVSTALVLATELVVYFTPYFATALRVGWLHELMYLHLLVAGCLFVVPMLTHEQALPSWCTHPVRAALVFLDGIVDAVPGVVVMTHGTLIAGAWYQQHAPAWATDVHHDQQIGGGAMLSIAELVALPFILAILAQWARAERVQNAALDRRLDQELVRVAVPPRSPGEQAPASAPVRVRPWWETEQNEVASRIRRNHGTD
- a CDS encoding cupin domain-containing protein; protein product: MLEVKTVEKPDERRDFPRGHLEAVHLTGLDFAVATFEPGWRWSESVGPITGTRSCLVHHDCYVVQGRMRLVMDDGGEAEVGPGDVFVCSPGHDAWVVGDEQVVLYDFAGVMARQYAKPGGR